The following proteins come from a genomic window of Candidatus Neomarinimicrobiota bacterium:
- a CDS encoding site-specific integrase, with the protein MSNWIITPDKYLTEEETKQLRKACREASILAKTRGVQAPVRDALIINLALGTGLRVSEIANLKIEDLHLKKGQNSLLVKNGKGNKDRLVTFSVKLKKQIQAYLAYRRSNSPYLFPSEREEQITRSAVQKVFKKFAKKAGIAPHYSIHSLRHTYATNLYKASSYNLRLVQKQLGHANISTTTVYSDVISKDLEEALENLELDEE; encoded by the coding sequence ATGTCAAATTGGATTATTACGCCAGATAAATACTTAACTGAAGAAGAAACTAAACAGTTAAGAAAGGCTTGCCGGGAAGCATCGATTCTAGCGAAAACTAGGGGTGTACAAGCACCAGTCAGAGATGCACTTATTATTAACCTCGCATTAGGGACAGGGCTGCGCGTGTCAGAGATTGCTAATCTTAAGATTGAAGATCTTCACTTAAAGAAAGGTCAGAACTCATTGTTGGTGAAGAATGGAAAAGGGAATAAAGATCGGTTAGTTACGTTCAGTGTTAAACTGAAGAAACAGATCCAGGCTTATCTAGCATACAGACGATCCAATAGTCCTTATCTTTTTCCGTCTGAACGGGAAGAACAAATAACAAGATCTGCGGTTCAGAAAGTCTTCAAAAAGTTCGCTAAGAAGGCAGGGATCGCTCCACACTACAGTATCCATTCGTTACGTCATACATATGCCACCAATCTCTACAAAGCTAGTAGCTACAATTTAAGGCTAGTGCAAAAACAGCTAGGTCATGCAAACATTTCAACAACGACTGTATATAGCGATGTTATTAGCAAAGACCTAGAGGAAGCCTTGGAAAATCTGGAATTAGATGAAGAATGA
- the radC gene encoding DNA repair protein RadC, giving the protein MIEVLDQISDEQIENEYRKRFWIKAGEVVNNSEQAAKHFASVLSENYSRECFVVMFLSGSNKHIATEILFKGTLTASSVYPREVIKRALELDSAAIIVAHNHPSGNLNPSSDDRKITSRIKSACEVMDLPLHDHLIIAGKSHYSFSDHGLL; this is encoded by the coding sequence ATGATTGAAGTGCTTGATCAGATCAGCGATGAACAAATTGAAAATGAATATCGGAAACGTTTTTGGATCAAAGCTGGAGAAGTTGTCAATAACAGTGAACAAGCTGCAAAGCACTTTGCCAGCGTGCTTTCTGAAAACTATTCAAGAGAGTGTTTTGTGGTGATGTTTCTGAGTGGCAGTAATAAACATATTGCCACGGAGATTCTCTTCAAAGGGACTCTCACTGCAAGCTCGGTTTATCCTCGTGAGGTAATAAAAAGAGCGCTGGAACTAGATTCGGCTGCGATAATAGTAGCACACAATCACCCGTCAGGAAACCTCAATCCAAGTTCTGATGACAGAAAGATAACATCGAGAATAAAGAGTGCCTGTGAAGTTATGGACCTACCACTTCATGACCACCTGATCATTGCGGGAAAAAGTCATTACAGCTTTTCAGATCATGGGTTGCTTTAA
- a CDS encoding zinc ribbon domain-containing protein, whose amino-acid sequence MPIYEYRCQHCDHLFEVLQSVNDDAPQCPVCNGETIRIISAPSLRFKGKGFHATDYTKHGPKRVGKIH is encoded by the coding sequence ATGCCAATCTATGAATATCGTTGCCAGCATTGCGACCATCTCTTTGAAGTTCTTCAGTCAGTTAATGATGATGCACCTCAATGTCCGGTTTGCAATGGAGAAACAATACGAATAATCAGTGCGCCATCATTAAGGTTCAAGGGTAAAGGTTTTCATGCAACAGATTACACAAAGCATGGTCCTAAAAGAGTTGGAAAGATACATTAA
- a CDS encoding twin-arginine translocation pathway signal protein, with amino-acid sequence MERRTFVKVLGIGGVYLTIPELFTGCATSSKLAIARSPWEIDGKVSQYDDIRLKILSYAILAPNPHNKQPWIIDLRKPDEISLYIDPERLLPMTDPFHRQIYIGQGTFLELLVMASKEFGYNPKIQLFPNGIDSVRETGKSPIATAKLQQTEVEKDELFSQIPHRITNRRPYNDMSLLTGELTSLGQSYDSENYPIRFVTDDEKLNAMGNLMTKAMEIETYLERTHAETVSMIRFNDEEVAKHRDGFSYENMGVTGTSRFFAEMFAGRKQAFGDSFREKTVSVTREMTQTAKAFGLMFARENNRIVQVEIGRQYARVHLTATKLGLAMHPMSQVLQEYDELAEVRQEFFKVIQPIEGIPQMLFRLGRSKSTPHSPRRELLDLVRS; translated from the coding sequence GTGGAAAGAAGAACTTTTGTCAAAGTTTTGGGAATTGGTGGCGTATATCTCACGATTCCTGAATTGTTCACAGGATGTGCAACGAGTAGCAAATTAGCGATAGCAAGGTCACCTTGGGAAATAGATGGTAAAGTGAGCCAATATGACGATATTCGCCTGAAGATATTGTCCTACGCAATTCTTGCGCCAAATCCCCACAACAAACAACCTTGGATTATTGATTTAAGAAAACCTGATGAAATCAGTCTTTATATTGACCCAGAACGTTTATTACCAATGACTGATCCTTTTCATCGTCAGATTTATATTGGTCAGGGAACATTTCTTGAACTTTTAGTTATGGCGTCAAAAGAGTTTGGTTACAATCCTAAAATCCAATTATTCCCAAATGGTATTGATTCCGTCAGAGAAACAGGGAAATCACCTATTGCTACTGCAAAACTTCAACAAACAGAAGTTGAAAAGGATGAATTATTTTCGCAAATACCGCACCGTATCACCAATCGTCGTCCGTATAATGACATGTCGTTATTAACTGGTGAATTGACATCGCTTGGACAAAGTTACGATTCAGAAAATTATCCAATTAGATTCGTTACGGATGATGAGAAATTGAATGCTATGGGTAATCTTATGACTAAAGCGATGGAAATCGAAACCTATCTTGAGCGAACACACGCAGAAACGGTATCAATGATAAGATTCAATGATGAAGAAGTTGCAAAACACCGTGATGGATTCAGTTATGAAAATATGGGTGTAACTGGTACAAGTCGATTCTTTGCAGAAATGTTTGCTGGACGAAAACAGGCTTTTGGTGATTCATTCAGAGAAAAAACGGTTAGTGTGACGAGAGAAATGACACAAACCGCAAAAGCATTTGGATTGATGTTCGCAAGAGAAAATAACCGTATTGTCCAAGTTGAAATAGGTCGGCAATACGCACGCGTTCATTTGACAGCAACGAAATTGGGTTTAGCAATGCATCCAATGAGTCAGGTACTGCAAGAATACGATGAATTAGCAGAAGTCCGACAAGAGTTTTTTAAAGTTATTCAACCTATTGAAGGTATCCCACAAATGCTTTTTAGGTTGGGACGATCAAAATCAACACCTCATTCACCAAGGCGTGAATTATTAGATTTAGTGAGAAGTTAG